In the genome of Halobacterium noricense, one region contains:
- a CDS encoding dolichol kinase, with translation MSELDRRLVHASGALLPGAFLAGVLPWSAVKWLLVAGSILTAALEVLRLSGYVSWRIFDRLTRDYEQDNPAGYALYTFSWTATAWLFDPTIAVPAMLMLALADPASGLLSRTSGLEMKQGWVLLATFGICMAIASLLGVPPAAAAAGALAATVADGTNPVIRGYVIDDNASIPLGAAAAMWLVWMFV, from the coding sequence GTGAGCGAACTCGACCGTCGGCTCGTGCACGCCAGCGGCGCGCTCCTCCCCGGCGCGTTCCTCGCGGGCGTCCTCCCGTGGTCGGCGGTCAAGTGGCTGCTCGTCGCCGGGTCGATTCTCACCGCAGCACTCGAAGTGCTGCGGCTCTCGGGCTACGTCTCGTGGCGGATTTTCGACCGCCTCACTCGCGACTACGAACAGGACAACCCCGCGGGGTACGCGCTGTACACCTTCTCGTGGACGGCGACCGCGTGGCTGTTCGACCCCACGATTGCGGTGCCCGCGATGCTGATGCTGGCGCTCGCGGACCCCGCCAGCGGCCTGCTCTCCCGGACCAGCGGCCTCGAAATGAAACAGGGGTGGGTGTTGCTCGCGACGTTCGGCATCTGCATGGCCATCGCGAGCCTGCTCGGCGTGCCGCCGGCTGCGGCCGCTGCCGGCGCGCTCGCCGCGACGGTTGCCGACGGCACTAACCCGGTAATTCGCGGCTACGTCATCGACGACAACGCCTCCATCCCACTCGGCGCGGCTGCCGCGATGTGGCTCGTGTGGATGTTCGTGTGA
- a CDS encoding DEAD/DEAH box helicase produces MKVADVPGLPEGVADHLESGGIEELYPPQAAAVEAGVAEGESLVASVPTASGKTLIAELAMLSAVADGGTALYIVPLRALAGEKATEFEAFEQFGFSVGVSTGNYGDDGSRLSDNDIVVATSEKVDSLVRNGAGWIDDLSCVVADEVHLVDDDHRGPTLEVTLAKLRQRVQDLQVVALSATVGNADEIAAWLDAELVDSEWRPIDLRTGVHYGQAVHYDDGTQEELATGGSDSQTAAIVEDTLADDGSTLVFVNSRRNAEAAARRLADVTKQGISDDDRQRLREVADEIRGVSDTETSDDLADAVEKGAAFHHAGLCVTGDAQILRQDGTFAAIEDIVSDGDGGEVIGLEDKSITSVEVTHTFEMGQKPVLEVTTKTGNTLGLSRNHPLPVLRKDGIEWVRTEELSAGEYVARPRRLDLNPTPPSFRELLPESARAYQRYGDVARLSSKIDHENEPDEFRARYTEDRNIDVGTLDSLCEAAGERTEKYLHRVISDGGSKPIRAPEQITPDICWLAGAVSGDGYLRDHAVVLSGQDSVLEEFDRIARETFKRSTSTGTGGSGTPHRKLDSKVVADVLESSFGIPRGEKSDIVTIPTIPLTDELLGSYISGLFDADGSVSPRQNGDGAPCVEFYSTSAELVTQLKTALLRYGIIAHRDLREVAGRTEEIDGRTVTSRKNVHRLTIYGVEQLQRFRQKIGFRHPDKSNALADSIAMNPSGSRGQNDCIPPTIGPTVREIRQEVGASMSDIDPAVAKSTLSRFENEKNPIKRTTFQRLADSLESEFLQDIATAEIYWDRIESIEDGEPERLYDLSTSSHNFVANGVLAHNTSEHRELVEEAFRERAIKVVSATPTLAAGVNTPSRRVVVRDWQRYDGSAGGMQPLSVLEVHQMFGRAGRPGRDPYGEAVLLANDHDELEELFDRYIYAEPEPVRSKLAAEPALRTHVLAAVATGFTTTEDALHEFLGETLYATQTDDPGRLKSVTRDVLTYLERNGFVEREDGTLRATSTGHLVSQLYVDPMSAATLVDGLRAAERAETADEASDRPASRAGEATFQTAGELQDDSGPEASDDESDEATDETVDGEAVSPTPFGLFHLVSRTPDMYELYLRSGDRDEYTELAYEREDELLGPAPREEEAAFEDWLSALKTAKLLEDWASELDEDRIAERYGVGPGDIRGKVETAEWLLHAAERLAGDLDDVESAAAVREARKRVEYGVREELLDLAGVRSVGRKRARRLYNAGIESRADLRNAEKSLVLGAVRGREKTAERILENVGHPDPEMDAVNADADAVAAAEEADRSGQANLGDFS; encoded by the coding sequence ATGAAAGTCGCGGACGTACCCGGGCTCCCCGAGGGGGTCGCCGACCACCTCGAATCGGGGGGTATCGAGGAGCTCTACCCGCCGCAGGCGGCGGCCGTGGAGGCGGGCGTCGCCGAGGGTGAGAGCCTCGTGGCGAGCGTGCCGACCGCCAGCGGAAAGACCCTCATCGCGGAGTTGGCGATGCTGTCGGCGGTCGCGGACGGCGGGACAGCACTGTACATCGTGCCACTGCGCGCGCTCGCCGGCGAGAAGGCCACCGAGTTCGAGGCGTTCGAACAGTTCGGGTTCTCCGTGGGGGTCTCCACGGGGAACTACGGGGACGACGGCTCGCGGCTGTCGGACAACGACATCGTCGTCGCGACCTCCGAGAAGGTCGACTCGCTCGTGCGCAACGGCGCAGGCTGGATCGACGACCTCTCCTGCGTGGTCGCGGACGAGGTCCACCTCGTGGACGACGACCACCGCGGCCCGACGCTGGAAGTAACGCTGGCGAAGCTCCGCCAGCGCGTGCAGGACCTCCAGGTGGTGGCGCTGTCGGCGACGGTCGGCAACGCCGACGAGATAGCGGCGTGGCTGGACGCCGAACTCGTGGACTCGGAGTGGCGGCCCATCGACCTGCGGACTGGCGTCCACTACGGGCAGGCCGTCCACTACGACGACGGCACGCAGGAAGAGTTGGCGACCGGCGGCAGCGACAGCCAGACCGCCGCCATCGTGGAGGACACGCTCGCTGACGACGGCTCGACGCTCGTGTTCGTGAACTCGCGGCGGAACGCCGAAGCCGCGGCGCGCCGGCTCGCGGACGTGACCAAGCAGGGCATCAGCGACGACGACCGGCAGCGCCTCCGGGAGGTTGCCGACGAAATCCGGGGCGTCAGCGACACCGAGACCAGCGACGACCTCGCGGACGCCGTGGAGAAGGGCGCGGCGTTCCACCACGCCGGGCTCTGCGTAACGGGCGACGCACAGATTCTTCGACAGGACGGGACATTCGCCGCGATCGAGGACATCGTATCAGACGGCGACGGGGGCGAGGTAATCGGCCTCGAAGACAAATCAATCACCTCCGTCGAGGTTACGCACACGTTCGAAATGGGGCAAAAGCCGGTGTTGGAGGTGACGACAAAAACAGGGAACACGCTCGGTCTCAGTCGGAATCACCCACTCCCGGTACTCCGCAAGGACGGTATCGAATGGGTTCGGACGGAGGAATTATCCGCGGGAGAGTACGTCGCCCGACCTCGGCGTCTCGACTTGAACCCCACTCCACCGTCATTCAGAGAACTGTTACCGGAGTCTGCTCGAGCCTACCAACGATACGGCGACGTTGCTCGGCTGTCCTCGAAAATCGATCACGAAAATGAGCCCGATGAGTTCCGTGCTCGGTACACAGAAGACCGGAATATCGACGTCGGGACACTCGACTCGTTGTGTGAGGCAGCGGGCGAGCGCACGGAAAAATATCTTCATCGAGTAATTAGCGACGGCGGCAGCAAACCGATTCGTGCGCCCGAGCAGATTACGCCGGACATCTGTTGGCTTGCAGGAGCAGTTTCCGGAGACGGCTACCTACGAGACCACGCAGTGGTTCTCAGCGGCCAGGACTCCGTTCTTGAGGAGTTCGACCGAATTGCTCGAGAGACGTTCAAACGAAGTACGTCGACGGGAACCGGTGGTTCCGGAACACCCCACCGGAAGCTCGATTCGAAAGTGGTCGCCGACGTACTAGAATCGTCATTTGGCATTCCTCGCGGGGAAAAGAGCGATATAGTTACAATTCCGACAATCCCGCTGACGGACGAGCTTCTTGGCTCGTATATCTCCGGCCTCTTCGATGCCGATGGATCCGTTTCTCCACGACAGAACGGTGACGGGGCGCCGTGTGTGGAGTTCTACTCGACGAGTGCCGAACTCGTCACTCAATTAAAGACTGCTCTCCTTCGGTACGGGATAATCGCACACAGAGATCTGCGCGAGGTAGCAGGTAGGACGGAGGAGATAGACGGGAGAACGGTCACGTCCCGGAAAAACGTCCACCGGCTCACTATCTACGGGGTCGAGCAGCTTCAGCGCTTCCGACAAAAAATCGGTTTCCGTCACCCAGACAAGTCCAACGCGCTTGCCGACTCGATCGCGATGAATCCGTCCGGTAGTCGAGGGCAGAACGACTGTATCCCGCCAACAATTGGACCGACGGTGAGAGAAATCCGCCAGGAAGTCGGTGCTTCGATGTCCGACATCGATCCGGCGGTCGCGAAATCGACGCTCTCTCGATTCGAGAACGAGAAAAACCCAATAAAACGGACGACGTTCCAGCGTCTTGCAGACTCCCTCGAATCTGAATTTCTCCAAGACATCGCGACGGCAGAGATATACTGGGATCGGATTGAATCTATTGAAGACGGTGAGCCAGAACGGCTCTACGACCTGAGCACGTCTTCACACAACTTCGTCGCGAACGGAGTTCTTGCCCACAATACGTCCGAGCACCGCGAACTCGTCGAGGAGGCGTTCCGCGAGCGCGCCATCAAGGTCGTCTCCGCGACGCCGACGCTCGCGGCGGGCGTGAACACGCCGAGCCGCCGGGTCGTGGTTCGGGACTGGCAGCGCTACGACGGCAGCGCGGGCGGGATGCAGCCGCTGTCCGTGCTGGAAGTCCACCAGATGTTCGGGCGTGCGGGTCGCCCCGGCCGGGACCCGTATGGCGAAGCGGTGCTGCTCGCGAACGACCACGACGAGTTAGAGGAGCTGTTCGACCGCTACATCTACGCGGAGCCCGAGCCCGTGCGCTCGAAACTCGCGGCGGAGCCCGCGCTCCGGACGCACGTGCTCGCGGCGGTCGCGACTGGCTTCACGACCACCGAGGACGCGCTCCACGAGTTCCTCGGAGAGACGCTGTACGCGACACAGACCGACGACCCCGGGCGGCTGAAGAGCGTCACGCGGGACGTACTGACGTACCTCGAACGGAACGGGTTCGTGGAGCGCGAGGACGGCACGCTGCGCGCGACCAGCACCGGCCACCTCGTGAGCCAGCTGTACGTCGACCCGATGAGTGCGGCGACGCTCGTCGACGGGCTGCGTGCCGCCGAGCGCGCGGAGACGGCGGACGAGGCGAGCGACCGACCTGCGAGCCGCGCGGGGGAAGCGACGTTCCAGACCGCCGGCGAGCTGCAGGACGACAGCGGTCCCGAAGCGAGCGACGACGAGAGTGACGAAGCGACCGATGAGACGGTCGACGGTGAGGCCGTGAGCCCGACGCCGTTCGGCCTGTTCCACCTCGTGAGCCGGACGCCGGACATGTACGAACTCTACCTCCGCTCGGGGGACCGCGACGAGTACACGGAGCTCGCCTACGAACGCGAGGACGAACTGCTCGGGCCGGCGCCCCGCGAGGAGGAAGCCGCTTTCGAGGACTGGCTGTCCGCGCTGAAGACCGCGAAACTGCTCGAAGACTGGGCCTCCGAACTGGACGAGGACCGCATCGCGGAGCGCTACGGCGTCGGCCCCGGCGACATCCGCGGGAAGGTCGAGACCGCGGAGTGGCTGCTGCACGCCGCCGAGCGCCTCGCGGGCGACCTCGACGACGTGGAGTCCGCGGCCGCCGTGCGCGAGGCGCGCAAGCGCGTAGAGTACGGCGTCCGCGAGGAACTCCTGGACCTCGCGGGCGTGCGCAGCGTCGGCCGGAAGCGCGCACGACGTCTCTACAACGCGGGTATCGAGTCGCGGGCGGACCTCCGGAACGCCGAGAAGAGCCTCGTGTTGGGCGCGGTCCGGGGCCGCGAGAAGACCGCCGAGCGCATCCTCGAAAACGTCGGCCATCCGGACCCGGAGATGGACGCCGTGAATGCGGACGCAGACGCGGTGGCGGCCGCCGAGGAGGCCGACCGGAGCGGGCAGGCGAATCTGGGGGACTTCTCGTGA
- the cgi121 gene encoding KEOPS complex subunit Cgi121 encodes MKLVAGTAAVEDVEAFVAALPDGGHETAVQAFDADYVAGREHLASAVEHADRAFDRGENVANDRAVEILLYAAGRRQIREALAMGVAEGKQEVVVVVAGGDEVDAAAAVVAFLDDAAVLPAVEPPEAGVHGDRETIREFFDVGDAELDAAAGGLAGIVRERVALLDVEK; translated from the coding sequence GTGAAACTGGTCGCGGGCACCGCAGCCGTCGAGGACGTGGAGGCGTTCGTTGCGGCCCTCCCGGACGGCGGCCATGAGACTGCGGTGCAGGCGTTCGACGCCGACTACGTCGCGGGCCGCGAGCACCTCGCGTCGGCGGTCGAGCACGCCGACCGCGCGTTCGACCGCGGGGAGAACGTCGCCAACGACCGCGCGGTCGAAATCCTGCTGTACGCGGCGGGACGCCGGCAGATTCGGGAGGCCCTCGCGATGGGCGTCGCCGAGGGCAAGCAGGAGGTCGTGGTCGTCGTCGCGGGCGGCGACGAGGTCGACGCGGCGGCCGCGGTCGTGGCGTTCCTCGACGACGCTGCCGTGCTTCCGGCCGTGGAGCCACCCGAGGCGGGCGTCCACGGGGACCGCGAGACGATTCGGGAGTTCTTCGACGTGGGCGACGCCGAGTTGGACGCGGCCGCGGGCGGCCTCGCGGGCATCGTCCGGGAGCGCGTGGCGCTACTGGACGTCGAGAAGTAG